A portion of the Thermosediminibacter oceani DSM 16646 genome contains these proteins:
- a CDS encoding peptidoglycan recognition protein family protein, giving the protein MERFYPRFIVIHHTAGHDVSALQINRIHAARGFGVKITEPLSLVEEYRERGFPCCNGGVVISIGYHYLIRADGSVEKGRPDFAPGAHCTASGMNMRSIGIALTGNFSSRDNPSGKKGHPEPTAAQLKALKKLVSFLMDVYSIPPSGVLGHSKVPGARTECPGDRFVFSF; this is encoded by the coding sequence ATGGAAAGATTTTACCCGCGCTTTATCGTGATCCATCATACCGCAGGCCATGACGTTTCGGCTTTACAAATCAACAGGATTCATGCGGCCAGGGGCTTCGGCGTGAAAATTACGGAGCCCCTTTCTCTCGTCGAGGAGTACAGGGAACGGGGATTTCCCTGCTGTAACGGCGGCGTTGTCATCAGCATTGGCTACCATTACCTTATAAGGGCCGACGGCAGCGTTGAAAAAGGCAGGCCCGACTTCGCGCCGGGAGCCCACTGCACCGCCTCAGGGATGAATATGCGGTCCATCGGCATCGCTCTGACGGGAAACTTTTCTTCCCGGGACAACCCCTCCGGCAAAAAGGGACACCCCGAGCCCACCGCCGCCCAGCTGAAGGCTTTAAAAAAACTCGTCAGCTTCCTTATGGATGTCTACTCGATCCCGCCTTCGGGGGTGCTTGGCCACTCGAAGGTACCGGGAGCCAGGACCGAGTGCCCCGGCGATAGGTTTGTTTTTTCTTTTTGA
- a CDS encoding YvrJ family protein: MEDFMAQVANVGFPIAVSVYLLVRIEAKMESLTASIHELAMVIEGLKNPSRSA; encoded by the coding sequence ATGGAAGATTTCATGGCTCAGGTGGCCAACGTGGGGTTTCCCATCGCCGTCTCCGTATACCTGCTGGTAAGGATCGAGGCCAAAATGGAAAGCCTCACGGCGAGCATCCACGAACTGGCCATGGTCATAGAGGGGCTCAAAAACCCCTCCAGAAGCGCGTGA
- a CDS encoding DUF2922 domain-containing protein, which produces MAQILEMSFQNESGRTTRIQIPDPKENLTPQEIQPVMDLVVSRNLFATSGGDIVKALGARILIRDAVEIIPGE; this is translated from the coding sequence ATGGCCCAGATCCTCGAGATGAGCTTCCAGAACGAATCCGGCAGGACCACCCGGATCCAGATCCCCGACCCGAAGGAAAACCTCACCCCGCAGGAAATACAGCCGGTAATGGACCTGGTAGTCTCCCGGAACCTCTTCGCCACCAGCGGTGGGGACATCGTAAAAGCCCTGGGGGCCAGAATTCTCATCAGAGATGCCGTGGAAATCATACCCGGCGAGTAA
- a CDS encoding DUF1659 domain-containing protein: MAVIATPVEATLQIVVQTGTGDNGRPITRTRSFRNLKTSAPDADVMEVAKALAGLQNYPVDSFRKVVEIELTEQ, translated from the coding sequence ATGGCGGTTATCGCAACTCCCGTTGAGGCCACCCTCCAGATTGTGGTCCAGACCGGGACCGGCGACAACGGAAGGCCCATCACCAGGACCAGGTCCTTCAGGAACCTGAAGACTTCGGCTCCCGACGCCGACGTAATGGAAGTGGCCAAAGCCCTGGCCGGCCTTCAGAACTACCCGGTGGACTCCTTCAGGAAGGTGGTGGAAATCGAGCTGACTGAACAGTAA
- the truD gene encoding tRNA pseudouridine(13) synthase TruD, whose product MKIKVIPEDFIVKELADIKYAPDGPYRIYLLEKRHWNTMDALKFISRENKVPLSKIGSGGRKDRHALTYQYISVPREYELHFEKPNVRLQFVGFADDFVSPAVLEGNYFEITLRRINPGSVDGIKSRLSEVEEFGYPNFFDDQRFGSVEDPGEFIAERIIKKHYNGALKLYFTTVHPEDKREEKARKRKIAELWGRWEDILPLCRTPVEKDIIKILLEGQSKKHLAAALNAIPKEELSMFFSAYQSFLWNRTLEKLLPLFAGELFTVKGKIMDYTFYRTLPPGKLKALKKLEIPTVSSRIPEAAPEVKKALDEVLTERGVKPSDFNLKKIRKSFFKSFMRPAIVFPQDLYLGPFEEDGLYAGYRKVTIKFTLPPGSFATMLIKSLGI is encoded by the coding sequence TTGAAAATAAAGGTCATCCCCGAAGACTTTATAGTAAAGGAACTTGCCGACATAAAATACGCTCCGGACGGGCCGTACCGCATATACCTTTTAGAAAAAAGGCACTGGAACACCATGGACGCCCTAAAATTTATTTCCCGGGAAAATAAAGTCCCCCTTTCGAAAATAGGGTCCGGCGGCAGGAAGGACCGGCACGCTCTGACATACCAGTATATCTCGGTTCCCCGGGAATATGAGCTTCACTTTGAAAAGCCCAACGTGAGGCTTCAGTTCGTGGGTTTCGCCGACGACTTCGTATCCCCGGCCGTGCTGGAGGGCAATTACTTCGAGATAACCCTGCGCAGGATAAACCCCGGCAGTGTGGATGGAATCAAGTCGAGGCTATCGGAAGTGGAAGAGTTCGGATACCCGAACTTTTTCGACGACCAGCGGTTCGGAAGCGTGGAGGACCCGGGAGAGTTTATCGCCGAGAGGATAATAAAAAAGCACTACAATGGGGCTCTGAAACTTTACTTTACCACAGTGCACCCCGAGGACAAACGGGAGGAGAAAGCAAGGAAGCGAAAAATAGCCGAGCTCTGGGGCAGGTGGGAGGATATACTGCCGCTTTGCCGGACTCCGGTAGAAAAGGATATAATCAAAATCCTGCTGGAAGGGCAAAGCAAAAAGCACCTTGCGGCAGCACTGAACGCCATCCCAAAGGAAGAGCTCTCCATGTTCTTTTCCGCCTACCAGAGCTTTCTCTGGAACAGAACCCTGGAAAAGCTCTTACCCCTCTTTGCCGGTGAGCTCTTTACGGTGAAGGGAAAGATCATGGACTACACCTTTTACAGGACCCTTCCGCCCGGGAAACTGAAAGCCCTGAAGAAGCTGGAAATACCCACGGTGTCTTCCCGAATACCCGAAGCCGCCCCGGAAGTGAAAAAAGCGCTGGACGAAGTGCTGACGGAGCGGGGGGTAAAACCCTCGGATTTCAACCTGAAAAAGATAAGGAAATCCTTTTTCAAGTCCTTCATGAGGCCGGCGATAGTATTCCCGCAGGATCTATACTTAGGCCCCTTCGAGGAAGACGGCCTCTACGCTGGCTACCGGAAGGTTACGATAAAGTTCACCCTGCCTCCGGGCTCTTTTGCCACCATGCTTATAAAATCCTTGGGTATATAG
- the galU gene encoding UTP--glucose-1-phosphate uridylyltransferase GalU: MKIKKAVIPAAGLGTRFLPATKAQPKEMLPIVDKPTIQYIVEEAVASGIEEILIITGRNKRAIEDHFDKSVELELELKKKGKGELLRVVEEISNMVDIHYVRQKEPRGLGHAIYCARTFVGDEPFAVMLGDDVMCSKEPVLKQMMDIYERYNCSILGVQQVPEDDVSKYGIIDGAFIEDRIYKVNNMIEKPKKQEAPSRMAIMGRYIITPRIFEILEHTKPGAGGEIQLTDALKELLNYEVIYAYTFEGKRYDVGDKLGYLVATVEFALKREELRDEFRKYLLGLLAEDQAGYCEAAAGKNSD; this comes from the coding sequence GTGAAAATAAAAAAAGCCGTCATACCTGCCGCTGGCCTCGGTACCCGGTTTCTTCCGGCAACCAAGGCCCAGCCCAAAGAGATGCTGCCGATAGTGGATAAGCCCACTATCCAGTACATAGTGGAAGAAGCGGTGGCCTCGGGCATCGAGGAAATCCTCATAATCACCGGCAGGAACAAGCGGGCCATCGAAGACCATTTCGACAAGTCGGTGGAACTGGAGCTGGAGCTGAAGAAAAAGGGAAAAGGAGAACTATTGAGGGTAGTCGAGGAAATATCCAACATGGTGGACATCCACTACGTCCGCCAGAAGGAGCCCCGAGGGCTGGGGCACGCCATCTACTGCGCCAGGACCTTCGTGGGCGACGAGCCCTTCGCCGTCATGCTGGGCGACGATGTTATGTGCTCAAAGGAACCGGTGCTGAAACAGATGATGGATATTTACGAGAGGTATAACTGCTCGATCCTGGGAGTCCAGCAGGTTCCGGAAGACGACGTGAGCAAGTACGGAATTATAGACGGGGCCTTTATCGAGGACCGCATCTACAAGGTCAACAACATGATCGAAAAACCGAAAAAACAGGAAGCCCCCTCCCGCATGGCGATAATGGGGAGGTATATCATAACCCCTCGCATATTTGAAATCCTGGAACATACAAAACCAGGGGCCGGGGGCGAGATCCAGCTTACCGATGCATTAAAAGAACTTTTAAACTATGAAGTAATCTACGCCTATACCTTTGAAGGGAAAAGATACGACGTCGGGGACAAGCTGGGGTATCTTGTGGCTACCGTGGAATTTGCCCTGAAAAGGGAAGAACTCCGGGATGAGTTTAGAAAATACCTGCTCGGCCTGCTGGCGGAGGATCAGGCCGGGTACTGCGAAGCGGCTGCGGGGAAAAATTCGGACTGA
- the istB gene encoding IS21-like element helper ATPase IstB: MLKDEIAACCKALKLSRNLVENCDKIEAQSHEEYLLKLLRLELEHRDASRKDRLLKNAGFYTIKTFAGYIFDEIKLPQGLTPQDLKDCKFLEEKKNLILYGNVGTGKTHLATAIGVEACKKGYNVKFFRTAALVNRLVEARKGGELSGLLKQLSKPDLLICDEWGYVPLDREGAQLLFQVISDCYERRSVVITTNLEFSRWASIFYDEQMTAAMIDRLIHHSYLLIFDGQSYRMRQSLMRQLS, encoded by the coding sequence ATGCTGAAGGACGAAATCGCCGCCTGCTGTAAAGCATTAAAACTCAGCCGCAATCTAGTGGAAAACTGCGACAAGATCGAGGCTCAAAGCCATGAAGAATACCTGCTGAAGCTGCTAAGATTAGAACTGGAGCACAGAGACGCAAGCCGAAAGGACAGGCTTTTGAAAAATGCGGGCTTTTACACGATAAAGACCTTTGCCGGCTACATATTCGATGAAATCAAACTCCCGCAGGGGCTTACACCGCAGGACCTAAAAGATTGCAAATTTCTCGAAGAAAAGAAAAACCTGATCCTTTACGGCAACGTGGGAACCGGCAAAACCCATCTTGCCACCGCCATCGGTGTGGAGGCCTGTAAAAAAGGCTACAACGTAAAGTTTTTCCGCACTGCAGCGCTGGTAAACCGGCTGGTGGAAGCCCGGAAGGGAGGTGAACTTTCCGGGTTACTGAAACAGCTTTCCAAACCAGATCTTCTGATCTGCGACGAATGGGGCTATGTTCCTTTGGACCGCGAAGGAGCGCAGCTACTTTTTCAGGTGATTTCGGACTGCTATGAACGTCGCAGTGTAGTAATTACCACTAACCTGGAATTCAGCCGCTGGGCGAGCATTTTCTACGATGAGCAGATGACAGCAGCAATGATTGACCGGCTAATACACCACAGTTACCTATTGATCTTTGATGGTCAAAGCTACCGGATGAGGCAATCACTCATGAGGCAATTAAGTTAA
- the istA gene encoding IS21 family transposase: MTHIDNIRKAFFMKGQNISEIAREFQKDRKTIRKYIYQEDWNTRVKVEEVKHTFPKLDPFKADIDQWLEEDKKARKKQRHTAKRIYDRLCEKYQDKFNCSYRTVAGYVAMRKKELYQDNSCRLPLEHIPGEAQVDFGEADFYENGTLHHGFYLNLSFPYSNVGYTQLFKGENQECLFQGLKDIFEHLGGVPRKLWFDNASTIVKLSKNGERKLTDAFLRFKQHYGFEAVFCNPASGHEKGNVENKVGYHRRNFLVPVPRFEKLEDFNRELLRLCDRDMHREHYRKEASIAELFNEDRKALLELPTVPYEVAGYITVKTNAYAKFSLNGGKHLYSTAPKYANSRVLVKITAHEVIPLDESHREIVRHRRLYGDNKQESMDWLPYLTQLSRCPGALKYSGIYSMLPDPLREYLDGLSKSERGKALKALAVLCTKSSFEQAVNAVAEALLYGVQDLDSLVAIHNRITGITPQLEPVKIPEGVPELTAFRFNAEDYDKAFLKGGANLC, from the coding sequence ATGACCCATATTGATAATATCAGAAAAGCGTTCTTTATGAAAGGGCAAAATATCAGCGAGATAGCCCGGGAATTCCAAAAAGACCGAAAAACTATACGCAAGTATATTTATCAAGAAGACTGGAACACCAGGGTTAAAGTTGAAGAAGTTAAACATACCTTCCCAAAACTCGACCCTTTCAAGGCGGATATAGATCAGTGGCTTGAAGAAGATAAAAAAGCTCGCAAAAAGCAGAGGCATACCGCCAAAAGGATTTATGACAGGCTCTGTGAAAAATACCAAGATAAGTTTAACTGTTCTTACCGCACCGTAGCAGGCTACGTAGCCATGAGAAAAAAAGAATTGTACCAGGACAACTCATGTCGTCTGCCGCTGGAACATATCCCGGGTGAAGCGCAGGTGGATTTCGGTGAGGCAGACTTTTACGAAAACGGGACGCTGCATCACGGATTTTATCTGAACCTGTCGTTTCCCTACAGTAACGTAGGATATACCCAGCTTTTCAAGGGAGAAAACCAGGAATGCCTGTTTCAGGGACTTAAGGACATATTTGAACACTTGGGGGGAGTACCCCGTAAGCTATGGTTTGATAACGCCAGCACTATCGTGAAACTCTCGAAAAATGGAGAGCGCAAACTAACCGACGCCTTCCTGAGGTTCAAGCAGCACTATGGTTTTGAAGCGGTATTCTGTAACCCTGCTTCCGGCCATGAAAAGGGTAATGTGGAAAACAAGGTGGGATACCACCGGCGCAACTTCCTTGTCCCGGTCCCCAGGTTTGAAAAGCTGGAGGATTTTAACCGCGAACTTTTACGATTGTGCGACCGGGACATGCACCGCGAACACTACCGGAAGGAGGCATCCATAGCCGAACTTTTTAATGAAGACCGTAAGGCTCTGCTTGAGCTGCCTACCGTTCCTTACGAGGTAGCCGGTTACATAACAGTCAAAACCAACGCCTACGCCAAATTCAGCTTGAACGGTGGAAAGCACCTATACTCTACCGCCCCCAAATACGCCAACAGCCGGGTGCTTGTAAAGATAACAGCCCATGAGGTCATACCGCTGGATGAGAGCCACCGGGAAATCGTGCGCCACCGGCGGCTTTACGGGGACAACAAGCAAGAAAGCATGGACTGGCTGCCATATCTTACCCAGCTTTCCCGCTGTCCGGGAGCCCTTAAGTATTCGGGAATATACAGCATGCTGCCGGACCCACTCCGGGAATACCTCGACGGCTTAAGCAAAAGTGAGCGCGGCAAAGCGCTCAAGGCTTTGGCTGTGCTTTGTACCAAAAGCAGTTTTGAACAGGCTGTGAACGCTGTAGCCGAGGCTCTCCTTTACGGAGTGCAGGATTTAGACAGCCTCGTAGCCATCCATAACAGGATAACGGGTATAACCCCGCAGTTGGAGCCGGTAAAGATTCCGGAAGGGGTTCCTGAACTCACTGCATTCCGCTTCAATGCAGAAGACTATGACAAAGCCTTTCTGAAAGGCGGTGCCAATTTATGCTGA